In a genomic window of Magnolia sinica isolate HGM2019 chromosome 14, MsV1, whole genome shotgun sequence:
- the LOC131225663 gene encoding heavy metal-associated isoprenylated plant protein 31-like, with protein MSVIQVRVPNLDCEGCATKIRKALFKLEGVDEIDIEMETQKVTVRGHAVEEKKVIKTVRRTGKAAEPWPFPAYSHYSSFYKYPAHIANHYYERSSDDVGNVHTFFHTPATYSVAVASDEAMASLFSDENPHACTIM; from the exons ATGTCT GTGATACAGGTGAGGGTCCCCAACCTCGACTGTGAGGGCTGCGCCACAAAGATTCGAAAAGCTCTCTTCAAGCTCGAAG GAGTAGATGAAATAGACATAGAAATGGAAACACAGAAGGTTACCGTAAGAGGGCATGCAGTGGAGGAGAAGAAGGTAATCAAGACCGTCCGTCGGACTGGGAAGGCTGCCGAGCCATGGCCATTCCCAGCTTACTCCCATTATTCATCATTTTATAAATACCCAGCCCATATAGCGAACCACTACTACGAACGGTCCAGCGACGACGTGGGGAATGTACACACTTTCTTCCATACTCCCGCAACATACTCAGTGGCTGTGGCATCTGATGAAGCTATGGCATCCCTTTTCAGCGATGAAAATCCACATGCATGCACCATCATGTGA
- the LOC131225052 gene encoding receptor-like protein EIX2, protein MLEYTRTVSLVTCMDLSRNNLSGEIPEGLTSLLGLHVLNLSGNHLIGRIPNKIGKLASLESLDLSKNLLSGIIPLSMSNLTFLSWLNLLFNNLWERIPFGNQLQTFQDPSIYMGNNGLSGPPLLDKCVSDETPPGPGDVEKDEGDDEMPWFYSGLGPGFAVGFWALCGILVFKRSWRIAYYRFFDEMKDRLF, encoded by the coding sequence ATGCTTGAATATACAAGAACAGTTTCGCTGGTTACATGCATGGACCTTTCAAGAAATAACTTATCAGGAGAGATCCCTGAAGGACTTACAAGTCTTTTGGGATTGCATGTCTTAAACTTATCTGGAAACCATTTGATTGGAAGGATCCCAAATAAGATTGGTAAATTGGCATCGCTGGAGTCTCTTGATTTATCAAAAAATCTACTTTCAGGTATAATTCCTCTAAGCATGTCAAATTTAACTTTTCTAAGTTGGTTGAACTTGTTATTTAACAACTTGTGGGAGAGAATTCCATTTGGAAATCAGCTCCAGACATTCCAAGATCCTTCTATTTATATGGGCAACAACGGACTTAGTGGACCTCCTCTTCTAGATAAATGTGTTAGTGATGAGACTCCTCCAGGTCCTGGTGACGTTGAAAAAGATGAAGGAGATGATGAGATGCCTTGGTTTTACTCTGGGTTGGGACCAGGATTTGCAGTTGGGTTTTGGGCCTTATGTGGCATTTTAGTGTTCAAGAGATCTTGGAGGATTGCCTATTACCGCTTCTTTGATGAGATGAAAGATAGACTCTTTTAA
- the LOC131225053 gene encoding receptor-like protein EIX2 — protein MTSLESLYLSFSENITGSIPRAITKLINLESLSLYRYQMHAAIPDCLYELKHLKSLTLQDCMLTGPIPAARLGGLSSLEELDLSWNQLSGNIPAARLGGLSSLEELDLSWNQLSGNIPAALGGLSSLRDLSLRGNQLNGTIPTTLGQLSNLSWLDFSYNSLTGNVSESVFENLKKLRSLDLSSNSLVFDPHSDWAPPFQLFIIKLGSCHLGPRFPLWLRTQKYVLELDLPNTTISGIIPSWFWDLTPQLLQLNLSNNQIFGQLPNPLKMQPQSYIDLSSNHFSGPIPCILNGARVLDLSNNQFSAPIPPNFTSTMQYLEYFCAKGNQINGTIPSCMEGMNSLIALDLSRNNIGGIIPPSLGNCAALEALDLSNNRLSGEIPKSLGHSRRLRTMHLSNNSLLEKIPLSLKKCASLETLDLGYNNFSGHIPAWIPKSFPALRILRLRSNMFTSNIPPQLSNLTSLQLIDVAQNSLSGLIPPSLENLLAMKNEQKINHVLPMEVCDHYITRKTCLCQ, from the coding sequence ATGACATCACTTGAGTCTCTCTATTTGTCATTCAGTGAGAATATAACAGGTAGCATTCCAAGAGCCATAACTAAGCTTATCAATTTAGAGAGCCTGTCATTGTACCGATACCAAATGCATGCGGCCATTCCTGATTGCTTATATGAGCTAAAACATCTTAAAAGCCTTACTCTCCAAGATTGCATGCTGACAGGCCCAATCCCTGCAGCTCgtcttggaggattgtcttccttaGAGGAACTAGATCTCTCATGGAATCAGTTGAGTGGGAATATCCCTGCAGCTCgtcttggaggattgtcttccttaGAGGAACTAGATCTCTCATGGAATCAGTTGAGTGGGAATATCCCTGCagctcttggaggattgtcttccttgCGAGATTTATCTCTCCGTgggaatcagttgaatgggacAATCCCAACAACTTTAGGACAACTTTCTAACTTGTCTTGGCTTGACTTCTCTTACAACTCCTTGACAGGAAACGTGTCTGAAAGTGTTTTTGAAAACCTCAAAAAGTTGAGGTCCTTGGATTTGTCTTCCAATTCTTTGGTTTTTGATCCACACTCTGATTGGGCCCCTCCATTTCAGCTTTTTATAATTAAGCTAGGATCGTGTCATTTAGGTCCTCGATTTCCTCTCTGGCTACGAACACAAAAATATGTTTTGGAGTTGGATCTCCCTAACACAACCATCTCTGGCATCATCCCCAGCTGGTTTTGGGATTTAACACCCCAACTTCTTCAACTGAACCTTTCAAATAACCAGATTTTTGGCCAATTGCCCAACCCTTTAAAAATGCAGCCTCAATCCTACATTGATTTGAGTTCGAATCATTTCAGTGGTCCCATACCCTGCATATTGAATGGAGCCAGAGTACTTGATCTCTCCAACAATCAATTTTCAGCCCCAATCCCACCCAATTTTACATCCACAATGCAGTATTTAGAATACTTTTGTGCCAAAGGTAACCAAATCAATGGCACGATTCCCTCATGCATGGAAGGAATGAATTCCTTGATTGCCCTTGACCTTTCTCGAAACAATATTGGTGGTATCATTCCACCGAGTTTGGGTAATTGTGCAGCTCTTGAGGCACTTGATTTGAGCAACAACAGGTTATCAGGAGAAATACCCAAGTCTTTGGGTCACTCGCGTCGACTCCGAACAATGCACTTGAGCAACAATAGCCTATTGGAAAAAATCCCTTTGTCCTTGAAGAAATGTGCTAGTTTGGAGACTCTTGACCTTGGATATAACAATTTCTCGGGTCATATTCCCGCTTGGATTCCCAAAAGCTTTCCAGCTTTAAGAATTCTGCGCTTACGATCCAATATGTTTACTAGCAACATCCCACCACAACTGTCAAACCTAACTTCTCTTCAGCTCATTGATGTGGCACAAAATAGTTTATCTGGTTTAATTCCTCCAAGTCTTGAAAATCTCTTGGCGATGAAGAATGAGCAGAAGATAAACCATGTTCTTCCTATGGAGGTGTGCGATCATTATATTACAAGGAAAACTTGCTTGTGTCAGTAA
- the LOC131225054 gene encoding receptor-like protein EIX1 produces the protein MDDDPCPQDVLRNLINGLDVVYDQDARDLPCHERKRIDLINQGERKEKSAKNQFPFSRAERKGVESCYSQQRSFLISVFVLNVLIYWGGYWKVSGCFDSERKALTTFRKALNDSFNLLSSWDDDASDCCNWRGITCHNITGFVLKLDLFGLGLGGRIDPALVQLKHLQLLDLSYNAFNGAPIPDSLGSMKELRHLNLSWAGFRGRIPHQLGNLSKLISLKLSSFSLSAKNLWWLTSLPSLNYLHMSFVNLSMASHDWVHVMNMSPSLVELSLFDCGLSYISPTLPSVNFTSLRVLDLSYNNFNSSIPNWIANISSLVSLDLSYNNFHGEVPYQFSLLPNLEELGLGSIKDNLRVDWSESSLKAAGGS, from the exons atggacgatgatcCTTGTCCCCAAGATGTGCTAAGGAActtgataaacggtttggatgtcgtATACGATCAAGATGCCAGAGACTTGCCTTGTCAtgagcggaaacggattg ATCTTATAAATCAAGGAGAGCGGAAGGAGAAATCAGCAAAGAATCAATTTCCCTTTTCTAGAGCAGAGAGAAAAGGAGTGGAGAGTTGTTATTCTCAGCAGAGAAGCTTTCTTATTTCTGTCTTTGTTTTAAATGTATTAATATATTGGGGAGGATATTGGAAGGTGAGTGGTTGCTTCGATTCCGAGAGAAAAGCTCTCACCACCTTTCGTAAGGCTCTCAACGATTCCTTCAATCTTCTCTCTTCTTGGGATGATGATGCCTCTGACTGCTGCAATTGGAGAGGTATTACCTGCCACAACATAACTGGGTTTGTTCTTAAACTCGACCTCTTCGGTTTGGGACTAGGTGGCAGAATTGATCCAGCTCTGGTTCAACTGAAGCATCTTCAGTTGTTGGACTTGAGTTATAATGCTTTTAATGGCGCACCAATTCCAGATTCCCTGGGTTCAATGAAGGAGTTGAGGCATTTGAACTTGTCATGGGCAGGATTCAGGGGAAGAATCCCTCATCAGCTTGGAAACCTCTCTAAACTCATTTCCCTTAagctttcttcattttctttgagTGCCAAAAACCTTTGGTGGTTGACAAGCCTACCTTCTCTCAATTACCTCCACATGTCTTTTGTGAACCTTTCCATGGCAAGCCATGATTGGGTGCACGTAATGAACATGTCTCCTTCCCTTGTTGAGCTAAGCTTATTCGATTGTGGTCTTTCATATATTTCTCCAACTCTTCCTTCTGTTAATTTCACATCTCTCCGTGTCCTCGATCTCAGTTACAACAACTTCAATTCTAGCATTCCAAACTGGATAGCTAACATTAGTAGCCTCGTGTCCTTGGATCTCTCATACAACAACTTTCATGGTGAGGTTCCTTATCAATTTTCACTACTTCCTAACTTGGAAGAGCTGGGGTTGGGATCAATTAAAGATAACCTCAGGGTTGATTGGTCAGAGAGTTCCTTGAAGGCAGCTGGAGGAAGCTGA